The following proteins come from a genomic window of Labeo rohita strain BAU-BD-2019 chromosome 25, IGBB_LRoh.1.0, whole genome shotgun sequence:
- the tmem168b gene encoding transmembrane protein 168 has product MCKLLKYCLSHFLHAAMTRLDEVNEGVNMWSSIRYLGYLSSLNSLVAIYLAFYVQWEKSDATIILVILILGLFVLGIASILHYYFGMESVSLFLLHLWFGFLLGLLCFINVPSKELNVKEQVANYMLIASIVIRFLWALVGRMCGYTRHQPAFLTSREALELTGFIVARTTLVGDKSLSLVVLTLALGALIVDLRMKSFLAVGNLVFFSFVAAFFFQESLGVSTNPFALSCFFSRLVCEPFLDIYFSGLSVTERWSPLLLRRGLWRRLTLLPLVVIEVMFLVMASLKMTDLNQWYLLIPGLSGSAIFWIICHLVFLVTLWGFHSKLSDCQRMCMMHTSEVGELDRIMASKGMRHFCLISKRLVLFSLMSTIILGALGWQSSNSLFITLFLLVLPIESLAHGLFHELGNSLGGTCVGYAVVIPTNYCSPDGQPTLLPPAHVQELNLRSTGMLNNVQRFFSHHMIETYGCDYSTSGLSLEALRAKLRVFMEAHTADGPRHDTYVLYYSGHTHRSGEWALAGGDVLRLDEIVQLWREKNAGFCSRLIIILDTDNSLPWVKEVQKIEGLHVAVQGAVLSSPTDPEVQDVPQLGDFTCQWVDFNCNPDSIVRWSERGRPVQAAYGISRLWSDYTLHLPTESDVTRHWRLYFPRLTYPVVQLAHWCGGLNLFWVCGYCVRLLRRIKLTWFPPAVLDMGQGFKLVRS; this is encoded by the exons ATGTGCAAACTGCTCAAGTATTGCTTGAGCCACTTTCTCCACGCTGCGATGACCCGACTGGACGAAGTCAACGAAGGGGTCAACATGTGGTCGTCCATTCGGTACCTCGGTTACCTGTCTAGCTTAAACTCCCTGGTGGCTATTTACCTGGCGTTTTATGTCCAATGGGAGAAAAGCGATGCCACTATTATCttggtcattttaattttgggtctCTTCGTTCTTGGGATAGCCAGCATTCTCCATTATTACTTCGGCATGGAGAGCGTCAGCCTATTTCTGCTGCATCTGTGGTTTGGTTTCCTTCTGGGTTTGCTGTGCTTCATCAACGTCCCGTCCAAAGAGCTCAATGTTAAAGAGCAGGTGGCCAACTATATGTTAATAGCGAGCATCGTGATACGATTCCTATGGGCTTTGGTTGGAAGAATGTGCGGTTATACCCGACATCAACCCGCTTTTCTTACCTCAAGGGAGGCTTTGGAGCTCACAGGCTTCATTGTGGCCCGCACAACCCTGGTTGGGGATAAATCCTTAAGCCTTGTGGTTCTGACACTGGCTTTGGGTGCTCTAATCGTGGATTTGCGGATGAAGTCCTTCTTGGCCGTCGGAAACCTGGTTTTCTTCTCGTTTGTTGCTGCGTTCTTCTTCCAGGAGTCTTTAGGAGTGTCCACCAACCCCTTCGCCTTGTCTTGCTTCTTCAGCCGCCTTGTCTGTGAACCATTTTTGGATATCTACTTCAGCGGACTTTCGGTCACCGAACGCTGGTCGCCGCTCCTGCTGAGAAGAGGCCTGTGGAGACGCTTGACGCTTCTTCCTCTGGTTGTGATAGAGGTGATGTTTTTGGTCATGGCTTCTCTGAAGATGACAGATCTGAATCAGTGGTATCTGCTCATCCCGGGTCTTTCAGGATCTGCTATTTTCTGGATCATCTGCCACCTGGTTTTTCTCGTCACGCTGTGGGGGTTTCACAGCAAGCTGAGTGACTGTCAGAGGATGTGCATGATGCACACGTCCGAGGTTGGAGAGCTGGACAGGATCATGGCATCTAAGGGGATGCGGCACTTCTGTCTCATATCGAAGCGCCTGGTGCTCTTCAGCCTGATGTCCACCATCATACTCGGGGCTCTCGGTTGGCAG TCGTCCAACAGTCTGTTTATTACCTTGTTTCTGTTGGTGCTGCCTATCGAGTCACTAGCCCACGGTCTCTTCCACGAGCTGGGAAACAGCCTCGGAGGAACCTGTGTCGGCTACGCTGTGGTGATTCCTACCAACTATTGCAG CCCAGATGGTCAGCCCACCCTCCTGCCCCCGGCTCATGTGCAGGAGCTCAACTTGCGTTCCACAGGGATGCTTAACAATGTGCAGCGCTTCTTCTCTCATCATATGATCGAGACCTACGGTTGTGATTACTCCACGAGCGGCTTGAGTCTGGAAGCCCTGCGAGCCAAGCTCCGTGTATTCATGGAGGCCCACACGGCTGACGGCCCACGACACGACACCTACGTGCTCTATTACAGCGGACACACCCACCGCAGTGGAGAATGGGCTCTAGCAG GTGGAGACGTATTACGTCTAGATGAGATTGTACAGCTCTGGAGAGAAAAGAACGCTGGATTCTGTTCTCGTCTCATCATTATTCTCGACACTGACAACTCACTCCCCTGGGTAAAGGAAGTGCAGAAAATCGAGGGACTTCATGTAGCGGTTCAAGGAGCAGTGCTCTCTAGTCCCACAGACCCAGAGGTCCAGGATGTGCCTCAGCTCGGGGACTTCACCTGTCAATGGGTTGATTTTAACTGCAACCCTGACAGCATAGTTCGGTGGTCTGAGCGTGGGCGTCCCGTCCAAGCGGCCTACGGCATATCCAGACTCTGGAGCGACTACACGCTTCACCTGCCTACTGAAAGCGACGTCACCAGGCACTGGAGACTCTACTTCCCACGTCTGACTTACCCTGTGGTTCAGCTCGCCCACTGGTGCGGTGGGTTGAACCTCTTTTGGGTTTGCGGATATTGCGTTCGGCTGCTCCGAAGGATCAAACTCACGTGGTTCCCACCTGCGGTGCTGGATATGGGCCAAGGTTTCAAACTGGTTAGATCATAG